The Coregonus clupeaformis isolate EN_2021a unplaced genomic scaffold, ASM2061545v1 scaf0255, whole genome shotgun sequence DNA segment actctcccaacttccactttagaaattagaattgttgtaaactacagcagactgttatcagtagctgtaattaagtacagcagctaccaaccacctaacgttaatgcctcggataatgaggttagaaaaacagctgaatggtggcagctagctggctcaatcacaggtactcttaagcatgaaataacattggaagcaactaaccacagttgctaaaagttaccagtagctacccgctagctagctagctagctttgttggtccaagtagtgggtaagctagcctcgtgcttcgccggggtccgccaaatacaatacttacctacaataattacctacaataacctacaataactacctgagtaagctacctataatacctaactacaatacctacctacaatctaaatacatggtttaagctttactcaacaccatataagaagccaagcttacctttaataacgcagcaatgattaaacgttgggtagctagcacaaagatattgtatttagctactacagtacagccagctggtagtgttggctagctagcaatggctgctgtgttgactttgttagGTGGTAGTTATGTACAGTAGGCAGTTTACTCAGTGTTAGGTGGTAGTTATGTACAGTAGGCAGTTTACTCAGTGTTAGGTGGTAGTTATGTACAGTAGGCAGTTTACTCAGTGTTAGGTGGTAGTTATGTACAGTAGGCAGTTTACTCAGTGTTAGGTGGTAGTTATGTACAGTAGGCAGTTTACTCAGTGTTAGGTGGTAGTTATGTACAGTAGGCAGTTTACTCAGTGTTAGGTGGTAGTTATGTACAGTAGGCAGTTTACTCAGTGTTAGGTGGTAGTTATGTACAGTAGGCAGTTTACTCAGTGTTAGGTGGTAGTTATGTACAGTAGGCAGTTTACTCAGTGTTAGGTGGTAGTTATGTACAGTAGGCAGTTTACTCAGTGTTAGGTGGTAGTTATGTACAGTAGGCAGTTTACTCAGTGTTAGGTGGTAGTTATGTACAGTAGGCAGTTTACTCAGTGTTAGGTGGTAGTTATGTACAGTAGGCAGTTTACTCAGTGTTAGGTGGTAGTTATGTACAGTAGGCAGTTTACTCAGTGTTAGGTGGTAGTTATGTACAGTaggcagtggcgacccgtcattcagggctgGTGAGAGCCCCACCTGTTCTGATTCCCACATTTTtagcaacaaaaacaaaaaaacaaaaaacaaaaacaaaacaaaaattgggggggcttgcctgttttgcatgttattttggcattaatacgtgtcacatatcagtttgcaaacaatgtaaaaaaataaatatatatcattgagttaataaagccgcatacaaacatggtctcttttttgttttcttgagtaaggcagctccaaaatgcaggtgtttcagcttagctcagtgctttctgtggtggtggggcaagccagcagaaaataggagcattgcgccgtgattggctcagtgttctgtcactcatggtcTAAATCCTTAGTAAGGGCAGACgtcgaaaattcaagccctttGGGTCCTGCTAtatagttacattagaagtgcccttccaagaaggctcaaggtcattggccaggtcgcagttgtaaatgagaacttgttctcaactggcttacctggttaaataaaggtgaaataaaaaaaatgtcaaatcacgttatatgtacagtagctttgattggactgatcatgtcaacatcttactttcaaaatcttagctagcagtcatcatcatgaatcaagtcgacaatctaacGGAAAAtcatttttaatccttgtcaaatgaagagaaataatgaagagaaattatagataaaacgtatcgttGCTCATCGGAATCAAGCAGACgtcgaaaattcaagccctttGGGTCCTGCTAtatagttacattagaagtgcccttccaagaaggctcaaggtcattggccaggtcgcagttgtaaatgagaacttgttctcaactggcttacctggttaaataaaggtgaaataaaaaaaatgtcaaatcacgttatatgtacagtagctttgattggactgatcatgtcaacatcttactttcaaaatcttagctagcagtcatcatcatgaatcaagtcgacaatctaacGGAAAAtcatttttaatccttgtcaaatgaagagaaataatgaagagaaattatagataaaacgtatcgttgctcatcggccattggacataaacattacacaacaagttggaaatcgcaaattcaacaatgagtggtttggaagtaatcggtgacagtggctaactgcaagcattgcaactgggaagtcgggaataaacgagctcagactgagaaactacgttttgaacagtcatccaactcggaattgtaaatccggcctctttctctttctttgatgacaaaatttgcccatgaATGACCGCctcgccaccttcctgttcaagtgagcacatcacaacaagttgagtccaaaaatgtcaTATATGCTGCTGCTGTAATAtcccagggagatatgtatactgtagctaagaaagtcatactaagtgtatgttgtgtggtaagctgttagtagcccatgtgcctcaccctaataatttagtcccttttcccctcataactttgcctactgttctgacttggtggtgcacatgtagcctataacctgtttttgagaaatgtaatcatcaaatattgtaagagctttcattgtctgcttatatgccccctttatttatcctacggttctgacttggtgtacagggagaacactgtaagaacggcccatgttctgaattctgtcgctgtacatctcaaaagtgctgaacaaatagtaatattgactacgtccatcctggcttgctcattaatgtcttaatcgaaattacggattgcctcttatccgcttgtcgtctccttatgccatagtttgtacatctcaattgtcagtagaaaccacatttgtttaagcaagtcagccatatcagctatgttttttaaaaaggcagtaaatgaggctgaatgaactgtttcgctgccagacaaggctccgctgatagccaggtgtagcattgataaggtgttgggactgctgttgggactcagTTTGTGGGCCCCGTTTGTCACCATTagagtgcaattaatgtattgtttagtgttgtgttgtgtagtggctttgctggcatgcatcccatatttgtatttttttgccccaccaagatttacatgctaaaatcgccactgacagTAGGTATTGTGAGACTGCATATTGTCCATATTGTAAAGTCTGAGACATGATGTACACATAACCATATTGATGTCACGAACATGTGGGAGATATGCATAAACATAGCCTACGTTTCTCAACTTTAAGCACATTGCTCATACTAACTCATATGAATAATGCCCCTCAAGAAACACATAGGGTTTACTGGTTTTCTACAAACACATGTTTTTATTTCAAGATAAATtattttcctactagcactgactttgttgATAGCTACGTTATTGTGGAAAAATGTACTTGccatgactgtgatatgtggttgtctcacctagctatcttaatatgaatgcactaattgtaagtcgctctggataagagcctctgctaaattaataaaatgtaaaatgttgacaTCAAATAATACTGTATTTCAATCTACACAGACTCCAGGGGGACGTCACCGAGGGTTGGAGGTCCGGTGGAGCTGATCAGAGGCTCCAGGATGTAGGGGCCCACAGCTGCGACGCTCTCCTCACCAAGGGACTTTGAGGACGTTGGGGACACAGAGGGAAACCAGGAAGGGTCTTTACTGTTGGTATAAGATGTGGTAGACCTGGTCCTGCAGGATGCCAGAGTAGGTGGCCACCACCACGGTGGTGTCAGCGAAGGCATTCCTgcgggacacacagacacatggacAATGCATTAACTGTCAGCCTGCTATCTTGACCAGCTGTTCAgttcttgtgtgtgtgcgtgcgtgtgtcttaCTTGGCCTTCTCCTCCAACTTCAGGCCCTTGATGCTGTCCAGCCAGCTGGTGGCGGTGCTGATGGAAGTTTCGTAGTAGCTCTTGAAGGCGCTGGTCAGCTTTTCCAGGGTTCCCTGCTCTGCATCAGCCTCGTCAACATCAGCCACCGGTTCCTCAGGCGCACCCTCCTCAGCTTGCCTAGGCAGACGGAGACCCTGAACACCTGgaaggggagggttagggttagagttagggttagagagtcaaaatggttggttggttggtcagtcagtcagtcagtcagtcaatgttGCTCTTCGAGGTGCTCTTATTTGCAGTCTGGTGTGTTTaacgtttcaaatcaaatcaaattttattggtcgcatacacatgtttagcagatgttattgtgggtgatGCGAAATGCTAATATGATGTGGCAACCTTCTGGGATGCACAGTGAGGCTGCAAAAAAGACACCCTGGAACACcaccagtctgtcagtctgtctgtcagtctgtcattcagtcagtcagggtcttggctgtgtacttactGAGGCCCAGAAGAGTGATGAGCACAGTGGTGACCAGAAGCTTGTTCATGATGTCACTCAGATCTGTGTGCAAAGCAAACGTCTTGCTGAGGGTCAGATAAATCATGTATCAACTTGTCCACTAGGTGGCATCATTTCCTCCTCCTTTTCAGCTCTGCTCTTAGCCTTATCTCATCTCAGCCTCATCTAATCTCTTCTTTTTGATCTCAAACATGTTTCTAACAGGTTTCCAATGACTAAGGTAAGGCTATTTTGAGGTTGGTAATGTTTTTAATGACAATGAAACTATCATTTTTCGGGGTTTCTGTCACACTATGATGCAGCAGACTATATAGagatgcaggatcttaatttgaccagtttctcacagcaggaaaataatcctggagaaacaggaaatgtgaattattatgtggatcataattaatggacatttttgtcggggttgatacattttttgttaggacaaatcaagtctgaaatgttaaaTTACACGTTTGCGTTTCCCACATCTGTATAGACTTGCCATAATTTCTTTAGTTATTCTGTTCAGTTGGAACCCCTCTCAACACCCTCTACTTGATCTCTCCCAGAGAGCGTTTTGTCCAACAGTCTGGAGACAGACATGTGTAATACCTGTCTAATAATACAACACAACACCTTATAACAGTGATATTATCATGACGTGCACCCTGTAGTAGCTACACTAGTAAGAGGTGTTTTATTTATCTCCATGCAGGTGTGTGAACCTAAAGAAGATGGTGAACTACAAGATGGTGAACCAAAAGATGGTGAATCAAACGAAGATGGCTGTACTCACTGTTTCTCCTCTCCGTACTGG contains these protein-coding regions:
- the LOC121586149 gene encoding apolipoprotein C-II; the protein is MNKLLVTTVLITLLGLSVQGLRLPRQAEEGAPEEPVADVDEADAEQGTLEKLTSAFKSYYETSISTATSWLDSIKGLKLEEKAKNAFADTTVVVATYSGILQDQVYHILYQQ